A stretch of Episyrphus balteatus chromosome 2, idEpiBalt1.1, whole genome shotgun sequence DNA encodes these proteins:
- the LOC129912177 gene encoding dendritic arbor reduction protein 1-like isoform X2, whose product MHTDIIIGDQIVPSANFWVMQSPELDYRHELMGRLHKIEPDVELEVLPHHHHHHDHNNHHLHHQHQHHHHHQDQHHHQQSSQQQHHQQPQQQQPNHSIDNPSSSPSNSSSGYGCAYANSQCYDGGYSTGKEYLFETKNKEALCTPSSEMDDPFLRPPLWEDIASSIQNIDPENAVMLGTNSMAQVKMENVEDPLLETLSTPLLSPLEIKTEKHPNHHAQHHLHQHHHLHQHHPSLGTGGGSSGTNAASATECDTLTQLSIIHGPMHHPQLHQQLQHPHHHQHQHHQQQQQHQQQQNPNSNSNSPSHNRSSSSSSNSNNNNDSLVHNNNNNNNTSASSNNSSSSSNGNSDNGSYLLTGSSSYPPPPPPPHLNSYLGGGNVNANVGQHHQMPPQSTNNNNSNTNNNNNNNTSTNNNNISNSSNASNNNNISNNGGGYAYNWQSHTQPSYHNKYPVQNVAVVPAANLCPPPPMSRLMYVPPLTPPSSDPGSPGSSLVSNRRATPPPPYQHQQQQQQQQQGHPLAGVSGPALIAVHSASGPNSAHSHHLSPPIGPPNSRTLTTLTSSNSSNIQQNTPAHLANIISPAIRTVRYNRRNNPELEKRRIHHCDFLGCTKVYTKSSHLKAHQRIHTGYQIKHNIYSRYIVSTKCHFLTQHSSVFNIKHER is encoded by the exons TCCCCAGAATTGGATTATCGGCATGAGCTGATGGGTCGTCTGCATAAAATCGAGCCTGACGTTGAACTAGAAGTGTTAcctcatcaccatcatcatcacgaTCACAACAATCATCATCTGCACCACCAGCACCAAcatcaccaccaccaccaaGACCAGCATCATCACCAACAGTCAAGTCAACAGCAACATCACCAGcagccacaacaacaacaaccaaatcATAGCATAGATAATCCGTCCAGCTCACCGAGTAACTCAAGTTCCGGCTATGGTTGCGCATACGCCAACAGCCAGTGCTACGATGGTGGTTACTCCACCGGGAAGGAGTATCTATTTG aaaccaaaaataaagagGCTCTCTGCACACCATCCTCCGAAATGGATGATCCGTTCCTTCGACCGCCACTCTGGGAAGACATTGCCAGCTCAATACAAAACATCGATCCAGAGAATGCGGTGATGTTGGGCACCAATTCAATGGCCCAAGTTAAAATGGAAAATGTCGAAGATCCCCTACTAGAAACCCTCTCGACACCATTGCTCAGTCCACTAGAAATCAAAACCGAAAAACATCCAAACCACCATGCCCAACATCATTTGCATCAACACCATCACCTGCATCAGCATCATCCGAGTTTAGGAACAGGTGGTGGGAGTAGTGGAACAAATGCTGCTAGTGCAACAGAATGTGATACCCTTACCCAACTCTCGATAATCCATGGTCCCATGCACCACCCACAATTACATCAACAACTGCAGCATCCACACCACCATCAGCATCAGCAccaccagcaacaacaacaacaccagcagcagcaaaatccaaatagcaatagcaatagtcCTAGCCACAATCGAAGCAGTAGTTCTAGTAGTAATAGCAATAATAACAATGATAGTTTAgtccataataataataacaacaacaacaccagtGCAAGTAGTAATAACAGCAGTAGTTCGAGCAATGGCAATAGCGATAATGGCTCATATCTATTAACTGGATCCAGCAGCTATCCCCCACCACCGCCGCCGCCGCATTTAAATAGCTACTTAGGCGGTGGCAATGTGAATGCTAATGTAGGCCAACATCATCAAATGCCACCGCAaagcaccaacaacaacaacagcaatacaaataataacaataacaataatacCAGCACCAATAACAACAACATCAGCAATAGCAGCAATGCcagtaacaacaacaacatctcaAACAATGGAGGTGGCTACGCTTATAATTGGCAGAGTCACACACAG CCTTCCTACCACAACAAATACCCAGTGCAAAATGTTGCTGTCGTGCCAGCTGCTAACCTCTGCCCGCCACCGCCAATGTCAAGACTCATGTATGTGCCACCATTGACACCACCCAGTTCGGATCCAGGAAGTCCGGGTAGTTCATTGGTTTCAAATAGACGTGCTACACCACCACCGCCATATCAACAccagcaacagcaacaacagcaacagcaagGACATCCACTTGCTGGAGTTAGTGGTCCTGCATTAATTGCTGTGCATTCGGCGAGTGGCCCGAATTCCGCCCACTCCCATCACCTCAGCCCACCAATTGGCCCGCCCAATAGTCGAACGCTCACTACTCTCACTTCGAGCAATTCATCGAACATTCAACAGAATACTCCTGCTCATTTGGCGAACATCATTTCACCGGCGATAAGGACAGTTCGTTATAATCGAAGGAATAATCCGGAGCTAGAAAAGCGGCGGATACATCACTGCGATTTTTTAG gttGTACAAAAGTCTATACCAAAAGCTCACACTTAAAAGCCCATCAAAGAATTCACACAG GTTACCAGATAAAACACAACATTTATAGTAGGTATATAGTATCAACAAAATGTCATTTCTTAACCCAACATTCATCTGTTTTCAATATAAAACACGAAAGATAA
- the LOC129912177 gene encoding dendritic arbor reduction protein 1-like isoform X3, with the protein MHTDIIIGDQIVPSANFWVMQSPELDYRHELMGRLHKIEPDVELEVLPHHHHHHDHNNHHLHHQHQHHHHHQDQHHHQQSSQQQHHQQPQQQQPNHSIDNPSSSPSNSSSGYGCAYANSQCYDGGYSTGKEYLFETKNKEALCTPSSEMDDPFLRPPLWEDIASSIQNIDPENAVMLGTNSMAQVKMENVEDPLLETLSTPLLSPLEIKTEKHPNHHAQHHLHQHHHLHQHHPSLGTGGGSSGTNAASATECDTLTQLSIIHGPMHHPQLHQQLQHPHHHQHQHHQQQQQHQQQQNPNSNSNSPSHNRSSSSSSNSNNNNDSLVHNNNNNNNTSASSNNSSSSSNGNSDNGSYLLTGSSSYPPPPPPPHLNSYLGGGNVNANVGQHHQMPPQSTNNNNSNTNNNNNNNTSTNNNNISNSSNASNNNNISNNGGGYAYNWQSHTQPSYHNKYPVQNVAVVPAANLCPPPPMSRLMYVPPLTPPSSDPGSPGSSLVSNRRATPPPPYQHQQQQQQQQQGHPLAGVSGPALIAVHSASGPNSAHSHHLSPPIGPPNSRTLTTLTSSNSSNIQQNTPAHLANIISPAIRTVRYNRRNNPELEKRRIHHCDFLGCTKVYTKSSHLKAHQRIHTVSIHAKRCVIKYFGYNCFNKIINKNGLI; encoded by the exons TCCCCAGAATTGGATTATCGGCATGAGCTGATGGGTCGTCTGCATAAAATCGAGCCTGACGTTGAACTAGAAGTGTTAcctcatcaccatcatcatcacgaTCACAACAATCATCATCTGCACCACCAGCACCAAcatcaccaccaccaccaaGACCAGCATCATCACCAACAGTCAAGTCAACAGCAACATCACCAGcagccacaacaacaacaaccaaatcATAGCATAGATAATCCGTCCAGCTCACCGAGTAACTCAAGTTCCGGCTATGGTTGCGCATACGCCAACAGCCAGTGCTACGATGGTGGTTACTCCACCGGGAAGGAGTATCTATTTG aaaccaaaaataaagagGCTCTCTGCACACCATCCTCCGAAATGGATGATCCGTTCCTTCGACCGCCACTCTGGGAAGACATTGCCAGCTCAATACAAAACATCGATCCAGAGAATGCGGTGATGTTGGGCACCAATTCAATGGCCCAAGTTAAAATGGAAAATGTCGAAGATCCCCTACTAGAAACCCTCTCGACACCATTGCTCAGTCCACTAGAAATCAAAACCGAAAAACATCCAAACCACCATGCCCAACATCATTTGCATCAACACCATCACCTGCATCAGCATCATCCGAGTTTAGGAACAGGTGGTGGGAGTAGTGGAACAAATGCTGCTAGTGCAACAGAATGTGATACCCTTACCCAACTCTCGATAATCCATGGTCCCATGCACCACCCACAATTACATCAACAACTGCAGCATCCACACCACCATCAGCATCAGCAccaccagcaacaacaacaacaccagcagcagcaaaatccaaatagcaatagcaatagtcCTAGCCACAATCGAAGCAGTAGTTCTAGTAGTAATAGCAATAATAACAATGATAGTTTAgtccataataataataacaacaacaacaccagtGCAAGTAGTAATAACAGCAGTAGTTCGAGCAATGGCAATAGCGATAATGGCTCATATCTATTAACTGGATCCAGCAGCTATCCCCCACCACCGCCGCCGCCGCATTTAAATAGCTACTTAGGCGGTGGCAATGTGAATGCTAATGTAGGCCAACATCATCAAATGCCACCGCAaagcaccaacaacaacaacagcaatacaaataataacaataacaataatacCAGCACCAATAACAACAACATCAGCAATAGCAGCAATGCcagtaacaacaacaacatctcaAACAATGGAGGTGGCTACGCTTATAATTGGCAGAGTCACACACAG CCTTCCTACCACAACAAATACCCAGTGCAAAATGTTGCTGTCGTGCCAGCTGCTAACCTCTGCCCGCCACCGCCAATGTCAAGACTCATGTATGTGCCACCATTGACACCACCCAGTTCGGATCCAGGAAGTCCGGGTAGTTCATTGGTTTCAAATAGACGTGCTACACCACCACCGCCATATCAACAccagcaacagcaacaacagcaacagcaagGACATCCACTTGCTGGAGTTAGTGGTCCTGCATTAATTGCTGTGCATTCGGCGAGTGGCCCGAATTCCGCCCACTCCCATCACCTCAGCCCACCAATTGGCCCGCCCAATAGTCGAACGCTCACTACTCTCACTTCGAGCAATTCATCGAACATTCAACAGAATACTCCTGCTCATTTGGCGAACATCATTTCACCGGCGATAAGGACAGTTCGTTATAATCGAAGGAATAATCCGGAGCTAGAAAAGCGGCGGATACATCACTGCGATTTTTTAG gttGTACAAAAGTCTATACCAAAAGCTCACACTTAAAAGCCCATCAAAGAATTCACACAG
- the LOC129912177 gene encoding dendritic arbor reduction protein 1-like isoform X4 has translation MHTDIIIGDQIVPSANFWVMQSPELDYRHELMGRLHKIEPDVELEVLPHHHHHHDHNNHHLHHQHQHHHHHQDQHHHQQSSQQQHHQQPQQQQPNHSIDNPSSSPSNSSSGYGCAYANSQCYDGGYSTGKEYLFETKNKEALCTPSSEMDDPFLRPPLWEDIASSIQNIDPENAVMLGTNSMAQVKMENVEDPLLETLSTPLLSPLEIKTEKHPNHHAQHHLHQHHHLHQHHPSLGTGGGSSGTNAASATECDTLTQLSIIHGPMHHPQLHQQLQHPHHHQHQHHQQQQQHQQQQNPNSNSNSPSHNRSSSSSSNSNNNNDSLVHNNNNNNNTSASSNNSSSSSNGNSDNGSYLLTGSSSYPPPPPPPHLNSYLGGGNVNANVGQHHQMPPQSTNNNNSNTNNNNNNNTSTNNNNISNSSNASNNNNISNNGGGYAYNWQSHTQPSYHNKYPVQNVAVVPAANLCPPPPMSRLMYVPPLTPPSSDPGSPGSSLVSNRRATPPPPYQHQQQQQQQQQGHPLAGVSGPALIAVHSASGPNSAHSHHLSPPIGPPNSRTLTTLTSSNSSNIQQNTPAHLANIISPAIRTVRYNRRNNPELEKRRIHHCDFLGCTKVYTKSSHLKAHQRIHTARCCNVIPWETKISGTMCF, from the exons TCCCCAGAATTGGATTATCGGCATGAGCTGATGGGTCGTCTGCATAAAATCGAGCCTGACGTTGAACTAGAAGTGTTAcctcatcaccatcatcatcacgaTCACAACAATCATCATCTGCACCACCAGCACCAAcatcaccaccaccaccaaGACCAGCATCATCACCAACAGTCAAGTCAACAGCAACATCACCAGcagccacaacaacaacaaccaaatcATAGCATAGATAATCCGTCCAGCTCACCGAGTAACTCAAGTTCCGGCTATGGTTGCGCATACGCCAACAGCCAGTGCTACGATGGTGGTTACTCCACCGGGAAGGAGTATCTATTTG aaaccaaaaataaagagGCTCTCTGCACACCATCCTCCGAAATGGATGATCCGTTCCTTCGACCGCCACTCTGGGAAGACATTGCCAGCTCAATACAAAACATCGATCCAGAGAATGCGGTGATGTTGGGCACCAATTCAATGGCCCAAGTTAAAATGGAAAATGTCGAAGATCCCCTACTAGAAACCCTCTCGACACCATTGCTCAGTCCACTAGAAATCAAAACCGAAAAACATCCAAACCACCATGCCCAACATCATTTGCATCAACACCATCACCTGCATCAGCATCATCCGAGTTTAGGAACAGGTGGTGGGAGTAGTGGAACAAATGCTGCTAGTGCAACAGAATGTGATACCCTTACCCAACTCTCGATAATCCATGGTCCCATGCACCACCCACAATTACATCAACAACTGCAGCATCCACACCACCATCAGCATCAGCAccaccagcaacaacaacaacaccagcagcagcaaaatccaaatagcaatagcaatagtcCTAGCCACAATCGAAGCAGTAGTTCTAGTAGTAATAGCAATAATAACAATGATAGTTTAgtccataataataataacaacaacaacaccagtGCAAGTAGTAATAACAGCAGTAGTTCGAGCAATGGCAATAGCGATAATGGCTCATATCTATTAACTGGATCCAGCAGCTATCCCCCACCACCGCCGCCGCCGCATTTAAATAGCTACTTAGGCGGTGGCAATGTGAATGCTAATGTAGGCCAACATCATCAAATGCCACCGCAaagcaccaacaacaacaacagcaatacaaataataacaataacaataatacCAGCACCAATAACAACAACATCAGCAATAGCAGCAATGCcagtaacaacaacaacatctcaAACAATGGAGGTGGCTACGCTTATAATTGGCAGAGTCACACACAG CCTTCCTACCACAACAAATACCCAGTGCAAAATGTTGCTGTCGTGCCAGCTGCTAACCTCTGCCCGCCACCGCCAATGTCAAGACTCATGTATGTGCCACCATTGACACCACCCAGTTCGGATCCAGGAAGTCCGGGTAGTTCATTGGTTTCAAATAGACGTGCTACACCACCACCGCCATATCAACAccagcaacagcaacaacagcaacagcaagGACATCCACTTGCTGGAGTTAGTGGTCCTGCATTAATTGCTGTGCATTCGGCGAGTGGCCCGAATTCCGCCCACTCCCATCACCTCAGCCCACCAATTGGCCCGCCCAATAGTCGAACGCTCACTACTCTCACTTCGAGCAATTCATCGAACATTCAACAGAATACTCCTGCTCATTTGGCGAACATCATTTCACCGGCGATAAGGACAGTTCGTTATAATCGAAGGAATAATCCGGAGCTAGAAAAGCGGCGGATACATCACTGCGATTTTTTAG gttGTACAAAAGTCTATACCAAAAGCTCACACTTAAAAGCCCATCAAAGAATTCACACAG